A window of the Acidobacteriota bacterium genome harbors these coding sequences:
- a CDS encoding ABC transporter permease subunit: MKDSLPQPGVVAAIARQELRLTLRNRWLASYAAVLAVLTLAVSYFGLAVIEYTGFQGFDRTAISLLNLVLYIVPLAAMMMGTQSFRAEGGATEQLFTEPVLSSEIVLGKLGGLAASHLLATLLGFGLSGALIAFKVGSRGFLSYLYLVGFTLAVGWVFIALSSLLCILSGRTTRAYAVVLVVWFFLVLLFDLLVIGLSFLLPELWANRLAVTAVFLNPIDATRVAAMLSLAGSEVYGPAGAQLLRWLGSLPRAVALLSLTLAAWFALSAWTASFLLRRRDL, translated from the coding sequence TTGAAGGACTCTTTGCCTCAACCCGGCGTTGTGGCCGCTATCGCCCGCCAGGAGCTGCGCCTCACGCTGCGCAACCGCTGGTTGGCCTCCTACGCCGCCGTCTTGGCAGTCCTGACATTGGCGGTCAGCTACTTCGGGCTGGCAGTCATTGAATACACCGGGTTTCAGGGTTTTGACCGCACCGCCATCAGCCTGCTCAACCTGGTTCTCTACATCGTCCCCCTGGCGGCCATGATGATGGGAACGCAGAGTTTTCGTGCTGAAGGGGGAGCCACCGAACAGCTCTTCACCGAACCGGTCTTGTCTTCCGAAATCGTGCTGGGCAAACTGGGCGGGCTGGCCGCTTCTCATCTGCTCGCCACTCTGCTGGGGTTTGGACTGTCGGGCGCGCTCATCGCTTTCAAGGTGGGCAGCCGAGGATTTCTCAGCTATCTCTACCTGGTCGGATTCACTTTGGCCGTAGGCTGGGTCTTTATCGCACTGTCCAGCCTGCTCTGCATCCTGTCGGGACGCACCACACGAGCCTATGCGGTGGTCTTGGTGGTGTGGTTCTTCCTGGTTCTGCTATTCGACTTGCTGGTGATCGGACTCAGCTTTCTGCTCCCCGAGTTATGGGCCAACCGCCTGGCCGTGACGGCGGTCTTTCTCAATCCCATCGACGCCACCCGGGTAGCAGCCATGCTCAGCCTTGCGGGGAGCGAAGTCTATGGTCCGGCCGGAGCCCAGCTTCTGCGCTGGCTAGGAAGCTTGCCTCGTGCCGTGGCCCTGCTCAGCCTCACGCTGGCAGCCTGGTTCGCCCTCTCGGCC
- a CDS encoding nitrous oxide reductase accessory protein NosL, with product MWISETKAEVRRMVLCAAAAAILSAACGGGLEPQRLRLDEDICNRCRMAISEKRYAAQAVQPSGAAFFDDIGCMALWLRENRTDPSTALYVVDYRTQQWMPVHQAVFVRSQRIPSPMGYATAALADAAGARHWAREMDGRLLTWQQFRREVEP from the coding sequence ATGTGGATAAGCGAGACCAAGGCTGAGGTCAGGCGGATGGTGCTGTGCGCGGCTGCCGCGGCCATCCTGTCGGCCGCTTGCGGCGGCGGGTTGGAACCGCAACGGCTGCGCCTCGACGAAGACATCTGCAACCGCTGCCGCATGGCGATTTCCGAAAAACGCTACGCCGCCCAGGCGGTGCAGCCCTCGGGCGCGGCCTTCTTTGACGACATCGGATGCATGGCGCTCTGGCTGCGCGAGAACCGCACGGATCCGTCCACGGCCCTTTACGTGGTTGACTACCGCACTCAGCAATGGATGCCGGTCCACCAGGCCGTCTTCGTGCGCTCCCAGAGGATTCCCTCTCCAATGGGCTACGCAACGGCCGCTTTGGCCGATGCGGCAGGAGCCCGCCACTGGGCCCGAGAAATGGACGGGAGGTTGCTCACGTGGCAGCAGTTCCGTCGCGAGGTGGAACCTTGA